A region from the Nocardioides coralli genome encodes:
- a CDS encoding AAA family ATPase, with the protein MIVWLNGTHGAGKTTTSTLVQRLLPGSRVFDAEKVGETLMDISPGLPATDNFQHWPPWRPLVVDTARRVLDYTGGTLVVPMTVLVEQYWREIAAGLGEHGIPVRHFVIHAEQDTLRHRIESATPVPSPFRLQYLAPYAEASRTWLHQEAEVVDTTHLTPAEAAQEIAARVESDRR; encoded by the coding sequence GTGATCGTCTGGCTCAACGGCACCCACGGCGCGGGCAAGACCACGACCAGCACACTGGTTCAGCGGTTGCTCCCGGGCTCCCGTGTCTTCGACGCCGAGAAGGTCGGCGAGACCCTCATGGACATCTCGCCCGGCCTGCCGGCGACCGACAACTTCCAGCACTGGCCGCCGTGGCGGCCGCTCGTGGTGGACACCGCACGGCGGGTGCTCGACTACACCGGCGGCACGTTGGTGGTGCCGATGACGGTGCTGGTGGAGCAGTACTGGCGCGAGATCGCAGCTGGCTTGGGCGAGCACGGGATCCCGGTCCGGCACTTCGTCATCCACGCCGAGCAGGACACGCTCCGCCACCGCATCGAGAGCGCGACGCCGGTGCCGTCCCCGTTCCGGCTGCAGTACCTCGCGCCCTACGCCGAGGCGTCCCGGACCTGGCTGCACCAGGAGGCCGAGGTCGTCGACACCACCCACCTCACACCGGCCGAGGCCGCGCAGGAGATCGCCGCCAGGGTGGAGTCAGACCGGCGCTGA
- a CDS encoding zinc-binding dehydrogenase, with product MTSAYDRYRAADFDRPQESWAWHVYGAGEENMGKDDQPELVPVPAPDADQMLVRIDSVGLCFSDVKILRAGGSHPKLYNRDLSTEPTRLGHEVSLTVIEVGENLADRYHAGQRLAVQPDIYQDGKSTAYGYTIPGGLIQYHLMGAEMLDTDDGACLLPVPDTMGYAEASTLEPWGCVMAAYTQRRRLEPRKDGTMWIIGRPGDEREYLFSSGLDAPATIVLTDVPPSVHELVEQTSATKIVRNGVGTDDYQALVDELTDGAGFDDIVMLDPRSAATVGAVAEHIARRGTLNLVGETALDGLVDTDVGRLHYDYTAYLGGRGPDIAASYGEARNRCDLRSRGTTVFVGAGGPMGLMHIQRAMQQPDGPSKIVATEVSDERLKSLEGRLAHLAEENDCELLTFNSQTAEESLHDFVMGITDGKGADDVVVSVPIAAVMAEADTLMRPDGMLVFFAGVPNGTLAPLNLSAVYLDNAQFTGTSGLTIHDQQQVVDLANRGELSPGSIVGAVGGMRAAKDGLQALVDGSYSGKVLIFPQIHDLPLMGLNELEEKLPDVAEKLGPGNTWNDEAEKAIFDSQLSG from the coding sequence ATGACATCAGCGTACGACCGGTACCGCGCGGCCGATTTCGACCGGCCGCAGGAGAGCTGGGCCTGGCACGTGTACGGCGCGGGCGAGGAGAACATGGGCAAGGACGATCAACCCGAGCTGGTGCCCGTCCCCGCACCGGATGCCGACCAGATGCTGGTTCGCATCGACAGCGTGGGGCTCTGCTTCTCCGACGTGAAGATCCTCCGCGCCGGAGGCAGCCACCCGAAGCTCTACAACCGCGATCTGTCCACGGAGCCCACCCGACTGGGTCACGAGGTCAGCCTCACGGTCATCGAGGTCGGGGAGAACCTCGCGGACAGGTATCACGCCGGCCAGCGTCTGGCCGTGCAGCCCGACATCTATCAGGACGGCAAGAGCACGGCCTACGGCTACACCATTCCCGGCGGACTGATCCAGTACCACCTCATGGGCGCGGAGATGCTCGACACCGACGACGGTGCCTGCCTGCTGCCCGTGCCTGACACGATGGGCTATGCCGAGGCCTCCACGCTGGAGCCCTGGGGTTGCGTGATGGCGGCCTACACCCAGCGTCGCCGCCTGGAACCCAGGAAAGACGGGACCATGTGGATCATCGGCCGGCCCGGCGACGAGCGTGAGTACCTCTTCTCCTCCGGTCTGGACGCGCCAGCCACCATCGTGCTCACCGACGTGCCCCCCTCGGTGCACGAGCTGGTGGAGCAGACGTCGGCCACGAAGATCGTGCGCAACGGCGTCGGCACCGACGACTACCAGGCCCTGGTCGACGAGCTGACCGACGGCGCGGGCTTCGACGACATCGTCATGCTCGATCCCCGCTCCGCGGCGACGGTGGGGGCTGTGGCCGAGCACATCGCCCGGCGGGGCACCCTCAACCTGGTGGGCGAGACCGCCCTGGACGGCCTGGTGGACACCGACGTGGGGCGCCTGCACTACGACTACACCGCCTATCTCGGCGGCCGAGGACCGGACATCGCCGCCTCCTACGGGGAGGCGCGCAACCGCTGCGACCTGCGCTCCAGGGGCACCACCGTCTTCGTGGGTGCCGGCGGCCCCATGGGGTTGATGCACATCCAGCGAGCCATGCAGCAGCCCGACGGCCCCAGCAAGATCGTCGCCACGGAGGTGAGCGACGAGCGCCTGAAGAGCCTCGAGGGTCGCCTGGCCCACCTGGCTGAGGAGAACGACTGCGAGCTGCTCACCTTCAACTCCCAGACCGCGGAGGAGTCCCTCCACGACTTCGTCATGGGGATCACCGACGGCAAGGGGGCCGACGACGTGGTGGTCAGCGTCCCCATCGCCGCTGTGATGGCCGAGGCCGACACCCTGATGCGTCCCGACGGCATGCTGGTCTTCTTCGCCGGTGTCCCCAACGGCACCTTGGCCCCGTTGAACCTGAGCGCGGTCTACCTGGACAACGCCCAGTTCACCGGGACCTCAGGGCTGACCATCCACGACCAGCAGCAGGTGGTGGACCTGGCCAACCGGGGTGAGCTCTCTCCGGGATCCATCGTGGGCGCCGTCGGCGGCATGCGGGCGGCCAAGGACGGCCTCCAGGCCCTGGTCGACGGCAGCTACTCCGGGAAGGTCCTGATCTTCCCGCAGATCCACGACCTCCCCCTGATGGGACTCAACGAGCTGGAGGAGAAGCTGCCGGACGTCGCCGAGAAGCTGGGCCCTGGCAACACGTGGAACGACGAGGCGGAGAAGGCGATCTTCGACAGCCAGCTGAGCGGCTAG